Proteins found in one Arthrobacter pascens genomic segment:
- a CDS encoding carboxymuconolactone decarboxylase family protein: MSRVPSLSRDDAVSVHQQPLWDRIEAERKMPTANIFRSLANAPVLLDAFLSYANAMRDSSLLSPKLRELAILSVGHATDSEYEIAHHQSHGRKAGLTDEQLAAVADGTSTELFNDAERAVIALARESTVNVNVSDESWAAAAKHLDDQQMVELTLTIAWYNSGVRVMGLLGIELEDSYRK, translated from the coding sequence ATGTCCCGAGTTCCCTCCCTGTCCCGCGATGACGCCGTCTCGGTCCACCAGCAGCCGCTGTGGGACCGCATCGAGGCGGAGCGCAAAATGCCCACCGCGAATATCTTCCGCTCTCTGGCGAACGCCCCGGTCCTGCTCGACGCGTTCCTCTCCTATGCCAACGCCATGCGTGACAGCTCCCTGCTGAGCCCCAAGCTGCGGGAGCTGGCCATCCTGTCCGTGGGCCATGCCACCGACTCTGAATATGAGATCGCGCACCACCAGTCACATGGCCGCAAAGCCGGACTCACGGATGAGCAGCTTGCTGCAGTGGCCGACGGCACCAGCACTGAGCTGTTCAATGACGCCGAACGCGCCGTGATAGCGCTGGCACGCGAATCCACCGTCAACGTGAATGTGTCCGATGAAAGCTGGGCGGCCGCAGCCAAGCACCTCGATGACCAGCAGATGGTGGAGCTCACGCTGACCATCGCCTGGTACAACTCAGGCGTACGGGTGATGGGCCTGCTCGGCATCGAACTCGAGGACAGCTACCGCAAGTAG
- a CDS encoding alcohol dehydrogenase catalytic domain-containing protein, whose amino-acid sequence MATMRAARLHKIGDPMSIDIIEVPKPRPTDVLVRVKAVGIVPNMANVINNWPTWFPHQPIPNFPAIFGLDPTGVVEEVGESVINVKPGDRVYVSPLRSCGSCYACSGGTPSRCRYYTLNGYFSTSRDGQRIFDLYPYGGFSEFMTAPQQALVKIPDNLPFELAARFGYIGTAYGALRLADAGPGTVGLIDGITGTLGVAATVLCLSMGVAKILGTGRNEELLQRVKALAPNRIEVMNLGEQSSGEWAKEQTRGDGAHFVISALGARADAATMVDSMRGVRRGGRVVNVGGVADEVPVDMKWLMDEQVQIIGSNWFTAAQGQEMADMIETGTLDLTYLETEAFPLSDVNTAISGRLKDPRGGFSNYVVIP is encoded by the coding sequence ATGGCGACGATGCGCGCAGCCAGACTGCACAAGATCGGCGATCCGATGTCGATCGACATCATCGAAGTACCCAAGCCCCGACCCACCGACGTACTGGTCAGGGTCAAGGCCGTCGGCATTGTGCCGAACATGGCCAACGTGATCAACAACTGGCCCACCTGGTTTCCGCACCAGCCCATCCCCAATTTTCCGGCGATCTTCGGGCTTGATCCCACCGGAGTGGTGGAAGAGGTCGGAGAGTCCGTCATCAACGTCAAACCCGGAGACCGGGTATACGTCAGCCCACTCCGCTCCTGCGGCAGCTGCTACGCCTGTTCGGGGGGAACCCCCAGCCGCTGCCGCTACTACACCCTCAACGGCTATTTCAGCACGTCCCGCGATGGCCAGCGGATCTTTGATCTCTACCCTTACGGCGGGTTCAGTGAGTTCATGACAGCGCCACAGCAGGCCCTGGTCAAGATCCCCGACAACCTTCCGTTTGAGCTGGCAGCCCGTTTTGGCTACATTGGCACCGCTTACGGTGCGCTCCGCCTGGCAGATGCCGGACCGGGCACTGTTGGCCTCATTGACGGCATTACCGGCACCCTGGGCGTGGCTGCGACTGTGCTTTGTTTGAGCATGGGCGTTGCGAAGATCCTGGGCACGGGGCGCAACGAGGAACTGCTCCAGCGCGTGAAGGCATTGGCGCCGAACAGGATAGAGGTCATGAACCTCGGCGAGCAGTCCTCCGGAGAGTGGGCCAAGGAGCAGACACGCGGCGACGGCGCCCACTTCGTGATCAGTGCGCTCGGGGCCCGGGCGGACGCCGCCACCATGGTGGATTCCATGCGGGGGGTCCGGCGCGGCGGTCGCGTGGTGAACGTCGGCGGAGTTGCGGATGAGGTCCCGGTGGACATGAAGTGGCTGATGGACGAGCAGGTACAGATTATCGGCTCGAACTGGTTCACAGCGGCCCAGGGCCAAGAGATGGCAGACATGATCGAGACTGGCACCTTGGACCTCACCTACCTTGAGACCGAAGCGTTCCCGCTGTCGGACGTCAACACTGCGATCTCAGGGCGGCTGAAGGACCCGCGTGGTGGCTTCAGCAACTATGTAGTCATTCCCTAG
- a CDS encoding cupin domain-containing protein has protein sequence MTVRRVVTGMDGSGKSVFVSDGPVPNSHAFESMPGQAQVRVWFTPGVPSGSPPEAEPTDNHGPVVPGPGGASFVIVSYAPESVVMSPGFDPGAAGQEMAVYAPDLAEVFEPDGMHRTRSVDYGVVLEGELWLELDDGAQVLLTQGDTIVQLAARHAWRNKTQAPATVAFVLTGAGA, from the coding sequence GTGACTGTACGCAGAGTAGTGACCGGCATGGACGGATCTGGGAAGTCGGTTTTCGTCTCCGACGGACCGGTGCCCAACAGCCATGCCTTTGAAAGTATGCCGGGACAGGCTCAGGTCCGGGTCTGGTTTACGCCGGGGGTGCCGTCCGGCTCGCCGCCCGAGGCGGAGCCCACCGACAACCATGGACCGGTGGTGCCGGGGCCCGGCGGGGCAAGCTTTGTGATCGTGAGTTACGCACCGGAATCCGTGGTGATGAGCCCGGGATTCGATCCGGGCGCCGCAGGGCAGGAGATGGCAGTCTACGCACCCGATCTCGCCGAGGTGTTCGAGCCGGACGGCATGCACCGCACGCGCAGCGTCGACTACGGAGTGGTGCTGGAAGGGGAGCTGTGGCTGGAGCTCGACGACGGCGCGCAGGTGCTCCTGACGCAGGGTGACACCATTGTGCAGCTCGCCGCCCGCCATGCCTGGCGGAATAAAACGCAGGCGCCGGCGACGGTGGCGTTTGTGCTCACCGGCGCCGGCGCCTGA
- a CDS encoding fumarylacetoacetate hydrolase family protein has translation MLEEDTIDDAVAPAGIVLAQAGLWDETAAIWLVHSGRALPLQAWAGRWPCARFASVTELIAQWGSIRAELRRLVELPQTSATISEEGVPVASLRLEAPFQPTQVFCTIGNYRRQVIEAAVDAGDPAEAGRLAAATTQALNHRRRNGSPYVCLTSNDRVAPAVGELALEADVDTLDWEVEIGAVIGGSGSRLTLPEAEAVIAGYCVVNDLTIRSRIVRPDLPALGSDWLQCKGMRGSLPLGPWFVPAWQVPDPSALRLQLSLNGLPMQDDTADDMVFTIPEQLSYLSQHTRLRPGDLLCTGSPAGFGIHHGRFLRPGDTVRASITGLGEQNTRFVGPRFFPSQSHSNLAVPGLTTT, from the coding sequence ATGCTTGAAGAAGACACCATCGACGACGCCGTTGCTCCCGCGGGAATCGTTTTAGCCCAGGCAGGCCTCTGGGACGAAACGGCGGCCATCTGGCTGGTCCATAGCGGCCGGGCGCTTCCCCTGCAAGCGTGGGCCGGGCGCTGGCCCTGCGCCAGGTTCGCCTCAGTCACTGAGCTGATCGCTCAATGGGGCAGCATTCGCGCGGAGCTTCGACGGCTCGTCGAGCTCCCGCAGACGTCGGCGACGATTAGCGAAGAGGGCGTTCCGGTGGCTTCGCTGCGGCTGGAGGCTCCCTTCCAGCCCACGCAGGTGTTCTGCACCATCGGCAACTACCGCCGGCAGGTCATCGAGGCCGCAGTGGATGCCGGCGACCCCGCTGAGGCCGGTCGGTTGGCGGCCGCCACCACCCAGGCGCTCAACCATCGACGCCGGAACGGCAGCCCCTACGTCTGCCTGACCAGCAACGACAGGGTCGCCCCCGCCGTCGGCGAGCTGGCCCTGGAGGCGGACGTGGACACCTTGGACTGGGAGGTGGAGATCGGTGCCGTCATCGGAGGTTCCGGCTCCCGCTTGACGCTGCCGGAGGCTGAGGCGGTGATCGCCGGCTACTGCGTGGTCAACGACCTGACCATCCGCTCCCGCATCGTCCGGCCCGACCTGCCTGCGCTGGGCTCGGACTGGCTGCAGTGCAAGGGCATGCGGGGATCGCTGCCGCTCGGACCATGGTTCGTGCCCGCCTGGCAGGTCCCCGACCCTTCCGCCTTGCGGCTTCAGCTTTCGCTCAACGGCTTGCCGATGCAGGACGACACGGCCGACGACATGGTGTTCACCATTCCCGAACAGCTGTCCTACCTGTCCCAACACACCCGGCTTCGCCCCGGAGACCTGCTCTGCACCGGCTCCCCCGCCGGGTTCGGTATCCACCACGGCCGGTTTCTGCGTCCCGGAGACACCGTGAGGGCTTCGATAACCGGGCTCGGCGAGCAGAACACCCGCTTCGTTGGTCCGAGATTTTTTCCCAGCCAATCCCACTCAAACCTGGCCGTTCCAGGCCTGACCACTACCTAA
- a CDS encoding C-terminal binding protein, which translates to MTLQQTVLLTDRAWPDDSIERGIIEDAGFRFVAGPADPAPVEAINALVAEHQPAAILTCWATVSAAAIDSSAPLRVVARMGVGLDNIAVPAATDHGVQVTNVPDYCVEEVSDHAVGLALAWTRGLVATDREVRAGRWNPAGARLRRLSNLTCGVIGYGRIGRATAAKLKALGARVVISDPHPPADTGGIEAMTLDGLLAASDIVVLHAPLVPQTHHLIGARELALLPQDAFLVNVSRGGLVDTAALMAALQSGKLGGAGLDVLEEEPTVPAGLLAHPGVIVTPHIAFASDASVIDLRRSAAEEVVRVLRGEPANYPCNTPSALATGVSS; encoded by the coding sequence ATGACGCTGCAGCAAACAGTCCTGCTGACAGACCGGGCCTGGCCCGACGACAGCATCGAACGCGGCATCATCGAAGACGCCGGCTTCCGTTTTGTCGCCGGCCCGGCCGACCCCGCACCAGTCGAGGCTATTAACGCACTGGTCGCAGAGCACCAGCCTGCCGCCATCCTCACCTGCTGGGCAACAGTATCCGCCGCAGCGATCGATTCCTCAGCCCCGTTGCGGGTTGTTGCCCGGATGGGCGTTGGCCTGGACAACATCGCCGTGCCCGCGGCCACGGATCACGGCGTGCAGGTGACCAACGTTCCGGACTACTGCGTCGAGGAGGTCTCCGACCACGCCGTCGGCCTGGCCCTGGCCTGGACGCGCGGCCTGGTCGCCACCGACCGCGAGGTCCGCGCCGGACGATGGAACCCCGCCGGGGCCCGGCTTCGCCGCCTGTCCAACCTGACCTGCGGCGTTATCGGCTACGGCCGCATCGGCAGAGCTACTGCAGCCAAGCTCAAGGCGCTCGGAGCCCGCGTGGTGATCAGCGATCCGCACCCACCGGCCGACACCGGCGGCATTGAGGCGATGACACTGGACGGCCTCCTGGCAGCCAGCGACATCGTGGTCCTCCACGCTCCCCTGGTCCCGCAGACACATCACCTGATCGGGGCCCGGGAACTGGCCCTGCTTCCGCAGGATGCCTTCCTGGTCAATGTCAGCCGCGGCGGGCTGGTCGATACCGCAGCCCTAATGGCCGCCCTGCAATCAGGCAAGCTCGGCGGAGCAGGACTGGATGTACTGGAGGAAGAGCCCACGGTTCCTGCCGGGCTACTGGCCCACCCTGGCGTGATTGTCACACCGCACATCGCTTTCGCCTCCGACGCTTCGGTGATCGACCTGCGGCGCAGCGCCGCCGAAGAAGTGGTCCGCGTCCTGCGCGGAGAACCGGCAAACTATCCCTGTAACACCCCGTCCGCCCTCGCCACAGGAGTGTCATCGTGA
- the eno gene encoding phosphopyruvate hydratase, with product MSIIRTVHGRQIFDSRGRPTVEVDIILENGASARASVPSGASTGTHEAHELRDGDASVFDGLGVTSAVEHVNGEIAAALHGHDVDDQRAIDERLRNLDGTSTLSRLGANAVLGTSLAVCRASAVASGLPLYRRIAQLAGVDEPVLPMPMVNILSGGLHAGRGMDVQDFLAVPVAATSALEAIQLTSRVRAAAAGLCAERGLPTLLADEGGLSPGCRTGEEALELITESILAAGLQPGTDIAIAIDVAAASLYDSEAGDYHLRRQERHLSTAEMIDMVSSWVDRFAIVSIEDPLDEDDWAGWQTLTKRLGHRIRLIGDDLFTTNSERLARGISQGVANGVLVKVNQNGTLTGTLDVVAEARAAGYAPVVSARSGETEDDFLADLAVGTAAGQIKIGSVRNSERLAKYNQLVRIAEDPTLGFRNLPALALTADGGR from the coding sequence GTGAGCATCATCCGCACCGTCCACGGCCGCCAGATCTTCGATTCCCGCGGCCGCCCCACCGTCGAGGTGGACATCATCCTCGAAAACGGTGCCAGCGCCCGGGCGTCGGTTCCCTCCGGCGCCTCCACCGGTACCCACGAGGCCCACGAACTGCGCGATGGAGACGCATCGGTTTTCGACGGCCTCGGCGTCACCTCCGCCGTCGAGCATGTGAACGGCGAGATCGCTGCGGCGCTCCACGGCCACGATGTTGACGACCAGCGGGCCATCGACGAAAGGCTGCGGAACCTGGACGGAACCTCCACACTGTCGCGGCTCGGCGCCAACGCAGTGCTGGGAACCTCGCTGGCAGTCTGCCGCGCCTCCGCCGTGGCCAGCGGACTGCCGCTGTATCGCAGGATCGCCCAGCTCGCCGGCGTCGATGAGCCCGTGCTGCCGATGCCGATGGTCAACATCCTTTCCGGCGGCCTCCACGCGGGCCGCGGCATGGACGTCCAGGATTTCCTCGCAGTACCGGTTGCGGCAACGTCCGCGCTCGAGGCCATCCAGCTCACTTCCCGTGTCCGTGCAGCTGCCGCTGGCCTCTGTGCCGAACGGGGGCTGCCGACGCTGTTGGCCGACGAGGGCGGGCTGAGCCCGGGCTGCCGCACGGGCGAGGAAGCCCTCGAACTCATCACCGAGTCCATTCTGGCGGCCGGCCTGCAGCCCGGCACAGATATAGCCATTGCCATCGACGTCGCCGCGGCATCCCTGTACGACAGTGAGGCAGGTGACTACCACCTGCGCCGGCAGGAACGGCACCTCAGCACCGCCGAAATGATTGACATGGTGTCCTCATGGGTGGACCGCTTCGCTATCGTCTCGATCGAAGATCCGCTCGACGAGGACGACTGGGCCGGCTGGCAGACCTTGACCAAGCGCCTCGGTCACCGGATCAGGCTGATCGGCGACGACCTGTTCACCACCAACAGCGAACGGCTCGCCCGGGGCATCTCCCAGGGAGTTGCCAACGGCGTCCTGGTCAAGGTGAACCAGAACGGCACGCTGACCGGCACCCTTGACGTGGTGGCCGAGGCGCGCGCCGCGGGTTACGCCCCGGTGGTATCAGCCCGCTCCGGGGAGACCGAGGATGACTTCCTGGCCGATCTGGCTGTGGGCACCGCAGCCGGGCAGATCAAGATCGGGTCCGTCCGGAATTCCGAGCGGCTCGCCAAGTACAACCAGCTGGTGCGCATCGCCGAGGACCCCACCCTGGGCTTCAGGAACCTGCCAGCGCTGGCCTTGACCGCGGACGGTGGCCGGTGA
- a CDS encoding phosphotransferase family protein has protein sequence MKVAGPQERVQEFLLRHGLMQPGEEAIPSPLTGGVSSDLWQVSLPGRMLCVKGALARLKVAHEWLAPLSRNRVEYDWLQFAGTVAPTHVPQVLAYDGQAGLFAMQFLPPEDYPVWKDQLLTGQVDPAAAHAVGDLVGRLHSASANDTSAASTFATDSNFDALRIEPYFRVTARANPDLADRIEGLAARTTGTHLAVVHGDVSPKNILLGPHGPVLLDAECAWFGDPAFDVAFCLNHLLLKAIILPDYTAQLHSSARMLLDGYARHIDWEPGPDLMARTAALLPLLALARVDGASPVEYLTPEQRGQVRNAARDLLARPALTLDTVLKEWMLMAGTPAAGTTHMKEQTR, from the coding sequence GTGAAAGTCGCCGGACCCCAGGAGCGCGTGCAGGAGTTCCTGCTCCGCCACGGGCTGATGCAGCCTGGGGAAGAGGCGATACCGAGTCCCTTGACCGGCGGCGTGAGCTCGGACCTCTGGCAAGTGTCGCTGCCCGGCCGGATGCTATGCGTCAAGGGAGCATTGGCCCGGCTGAAGGTGGCTCACGAGTGGCTCGCTCCCCTCTCCCGCAACCGCGTTGAATACGACTGGCTGCAGTTTGCCGGAACCGTCGCTCCCACTCATGTCCCGCAGGTGCTCGCCTACGACGGGCAGGCCGGTCTGTTCGCTATGCAATTCCTCCCGCCCGAGGACTACCCAGTCTGGAAGGACCAGCTCCTCACCGGGCAGGTCGACCCGGCTGCCGCTCACGCAGTGGGCGACCTGGTCGGCAGGCTGCATTCAGCAAGCGCCAACGACACCTCGGCCGCAAGCACGTTTGCCACCGACAGCAACTTCGACGCCCTGCGCATCGAGCCGTACTTCCGGGTCACAGCCCGTGCTAACCCGGACCTGGCCGACCGGATCGAGGGCCTGGCCGCGAGGACCACCGGCACTCATCTGGCGGTGGTGCACGGCGACGTCAGTCCCAAAAACATCCTTCTCGGTCCGCACGGGCCCGTGCTGCTCGACGCCGAGTGCGCTTGGTTCGGTGACCCTGCGTTCGACGTCGCGTTTTGTCTGAATCACCTGCTGCTCAAGGCGATCATCCTGCCCGACTACACCGCGCAGCTGCACAGCTCCGCACGAATGCTACTGGACGGCTATGCCCGCCATATTGACTGGGAACCGGGCCCGGACCTGATGGCGCGCACCGCGGCCCTGCTGCCGCTGCTCGCCCTGGCCCGGGTCGACGGAGCCTCCCCGGTGGAGTATCTGACACCTGAGCAACGCGGCCAGGTCCGCAACGCCGCGAGGGATCTGCTGGCTCGGCCGGCACTGACCCTCGACACGGTCCTTAAGGAATGGATGCTGATGGCGGGCACTCCAGCGGCCGGCACCACTCACATGAAAGAGCAGACCAGGTGA